A single Comamonas sp. NLF-1-9 DNA region contains:
- a CDS encoding sulfate ABC transporter substrate-binding protein, giving the protein MRGRAWLKGVMAAAIVSAGALASAQVVGSVNGSALGAMAFHEDSRSAFLQHQAGQGDADLALASRALAFSTTTNVQRLAELGVVAADWAQQLPHHAAPTISPVVFIVRAGNPRGVHDWADLVRRDVALVLSNPKHCNTGRYAYFGAWGSVLDAGGSAAQAEDFVAALFGQAQLVARSEREAVSAFAAGGAGDVLVAFESEIPAIRARSGAQALQVVYPPVSVAAENAVALSSNDAGASRLAKAYLDYLYSDEAQEIAARHYLRPRSAAVLARHADRYQALKLFSVQQHFGSLERASREHFADGGRFDQLYAPRSEQWAARAKERAAAL; this is encoded by the coding sequence ATGCGGGGACGTGCATGGCTCAAGGGCGTGATGGCTGCGGCCATCGTCTCGGCTGGCGCTCTGGCGAGCGCGCAGGTGGTAGGCAGCGTCAATGGCTCGGCCTTGGGGGCTATGGCCTTCCACGAGGACAGCCGCTCCGCGTTCTTGCAGCATCAGGCCGGGCAAGGTGATGCGGATCTGGCGCTTGCATCGCGCGCGCTGGCCTTCAGCACCACGACGAACGTGCAGCGCCTGGCCGAGCTTGGCGTGGTCGCGGCCGATTGGGCGCAGCAACTGCCGCACCATGCAGCGCCGACGATCTCGCCCGTGGTCTTCATCGTGCGCGCAGGCAATCCGCGCGGCGTGCACGACTGGGCCGACCTCGTGCGCCGTGATGTCGCGCTGGTGCTGAGCAACCCCAAGCACTGCAACACCGGCCGCTACGCCTACTTCGGCGCATGGGGCAGTGTGCTCGACGCCGGCGGCAGCGCGGCGCAGGCCGAGGACTTCGTCGCCGCCTTGTTCGGCCAGGCGCAGCTCGTGGCGCGGTCCGAGCGCGAGGCGGTCAGCGCCTTTGCCGCCGGCGGCGCGGGCGACGTGCTGGTGGCGTTTGAGTCGGAGATTCCCGCAATTCGCGCGCGCTCCGGTGCCCAGGCGCTGCAGGTGGTCTATCCCCCGGTGAGCGTGGCTGCGGAGAACGCGGTCGCGCTGAGCTCAAACGACGCCGGAGCCAGCCGGCTCGCCAAGGCCTATCTCGACTATCTGTACTCCGATGAGGCCCAGGAGATCGCGGCCAGGCACTACCTGCGGCCGCGCTCGGCTGCCGTCCTGGCGCGCCACGCCGACCGCTACCAGGCGCTCAAGCTCTTCAGTGTGCAGCAGCACTTCGGCAGCCTGGAGCGTGCCTCGCGGGAGCACTTTGCCGATGGCGGGCGCTTCGACCAGTTGTACGCGCCCAGGTCCGAACAATGGGCAGCCCGCGCGAAGGAGCGCGCCGCCGCCCTCTGA
- a CDS encoding NADH-quinone oxidoreductase subunit M, translated as MAWLSLAIWVPIAFGCFLLFFSREEHAGFVRWVALLGALLGLLVTVPLYTGFQLGTAEMQFVEKLPWIGHFHLNYHLGLDGLSFWFVPLSAFITLIVVIAGWESIKERVNQYNAAFLILSGLMIGVFSALDGMLFYVFFEATLIPMYLIIGVWGGPRKIYAAFKFFLYTLLGSLLMLITVIYLYSRSGGSFDILTWQQMKIGATAQTLLFFGFFAAFAVKVPMWPIHTWLPDVHVEAPTGGSVILAAIMLKLGAYGFLRFLLPIVPDAAHQWAPLMITLSLVAVIYIGFVAIVQKDMKKLVAYSSVAHMGFVTLGFFIFNDLGISGGIVQMIAHGFVSGAMFLCIGVLYDRVHSREIAAYGGVINSMPRFGAFAMLFFMANCGLPGTAGFVGEWMVILASVKFNFWVGFCAAWAVILGAAYSLWMFKRVYFGDIANQQVREMPDISAREYLILGILAIAVLFMGVYPRPFTDVMDASVAHLLQQIATSKL; from the coding sequence ATGGCTTGGTTGAGTCTCGCCATCTGGGTGCCGATCGCATTCGGGTGTTTCCTGCTCTTTTTCTCGCGCGAGGAGCACGCCGGCTTCGTGCGCTGGGTGGCGCTGCTCGGCGCGCTGCTCGGCCTGCTGGTCACGGTGCCGCTGTACACCGGCTTTCAGCTGGGAACGGCCGAAATGCAGTTCGTCGAGAAGCTGCCCTGGATCGGCCACTTTCACCTGAACTACCACCTGGGGCTGGATGGCCTGTCGTTCTGGTTCGTGCCGCTGTCGGCCTTCATCACGCTGATCGTGGTGATCGCCGGCTGGGAGTCGATCAAGGAGCGCGTGAACCAGTACAACGCCGCCTTTCTGATCCTTTCGGGGCTGATGATCGGCGTGTTCAGCGCGCTCGATGGCATGCTGTTCTACGTGTTCTTTGAGGCCACGCTGATCCCGATGTATCTGATCATCGGCGTCTGGGGCGGGCCGCGCAAGATCTACGCCGCGTTCAAGTTCTTTCTCTACACCCTGCTTGGCTCGCTCTTGATGCTGATCACGGTGATCTATCTGTACAGCCGCTCGGGCGGAAGCTTCGACATCCTCACCTGGCAGCAGATGAAGATAGGCGCGACCGCGCAGACCCTGCTGTTCTTCGGCTTCTTCGCGGCCTTTGCGGTGAAGGTGCCGATGTGGCCGATCCACACCTGGCTGCCCGACGTGCACGTCGAGGCGCCCACGGGCGGCTCGGTGATCCTGGCGGCCATCATGCTCAAGCTCGGTGCCTACGGCTTCCTGCGCTTTCTGTTGCCCATCGTGCCCGATGCGGCGCACCAGTGGGCACCGCTGATGATCACGCTGTCGCTGGTCGCGGTGATCTATATCGGCTTTGTCGCCATCGTGCAGAAGGACATGAAGAAGCTTGTGGCCTATTCGTCGGTTGCGCACATGGGCTTCGTGACGCTGGGTTTCTTCATCTTCAACGATCTGGGCATTTCCGGCGGCATCGTGCAGATGATTGCGCACGGCTTTGTGTCGGGCGCGATGTTCCTGTGCATAGGCGTGCTCTACGACCGCGTGCATTCGCGCGAAATCGCGGCCTATGGCGGGGTGATCAACTCCATGCCCCGTTTCGGCGCCTTCGCGATGCTGTTTTTCATGGCCAATTGCGGGCTGCCGGGCACGGCCGGATTCGTCGGCGAATGGATGGTGATCCTGGCCTCGGTCAAGTTCAATTTCTGGGTGGGTTTCTGCGCCGCATGGGCAGTGATCCTTGGGGCGGCCTATTCGCTGTGGATGTTCAAGCGCGTGTATTTCGGTGACATCGCCAACCAGCAGGTGCGCGAGATGCCCGACATCAGCGCGCGCGAATACCTGATCCTCGGCATTCTCGCGATCGCGGTGCTGTTCATGGGCGTTTATCCCCGGCCCTTCACCGACGTGATGGATGCCTCGGTCGCGCATCTGCTGCAGCAGATCGCCACGAGCAAACTCTGA
- a CDS encoding DUF1178 family protein has product MKVLDLRCAMDHAFEGWFASEQDFLSQQERQLVQCPLCGSTGVHKALSAPRLNLKSGRRKGSPNAQEAGTGTAVQPAPAAAALQAAWLRLARELVAQTEDVGERFAAEARRMHEKEIPERPIRGQASAQEAEELLQDGIPVLMLPLPESAKTTLQ; this is encoded by the coding sequence GTGAAGGTGCTCGATCTGCGCTGCGCCATGGACCACGCCTTCGAGGGCTGGTTCGCCTCGGAGCAGGACTTTCTCTCCCAGCAGGAGCGCCAGCTGGTGCAGTGTCCGCTGTGCGGCAGCACCGGCGTGCACAAGGCGCTGAGCGCGCCGCGGCTCAATCTCAAGTCCGGACGGCGCAAGGGCTCGCCGAATGCGCAAGAGGCGGGCACAGGCACAGCAGTGCAGCCGGCGCCCGCGGCTGCGGCGCTGCAGGCCGCCTGGCTGCGCCTGGCGCGCGAGCTGGTGGCGCAGACCGAGGACGTGGGCGAGCGCTTTGCTGCGGAAGCCCGTCGCATGCACGAAAAAGAGATTCCCGAACGCCCGATTCGCGGCCAGGCCAGCGCGCAGGAGGCCGAGGAGCTGCTGCAGGACGGCATTCCCGTTCTCATGCTGCCGCTGCCTGAATCGGCCAAGACCACGCTGCAGTAG
- the nuoN gene encoding NADH-quinone oxidoreductase subunit NuoN, with amino-acid sequence MIDNMSWLAVYSEIVLLVMGCAIVLVDLGVTSRKRNVTHFLTLLTMGVVAGLEAMYASSGNTFYGWGNMVVSDSMGSWLKCFAAVTMMACLVYGRPYASDRDMLRGGELFTLSLFMLLGIFVMISANNFLVIYLGLELLTLSSYALVALRRDHATATEAAMKYFVLGAMASGFLLYGLSMIYGATGTLDIGEVFKVINAGQVRHQVLVFGVVFIVSGLAFKLVAVPFHMWTPDVYQGAPTVIALIISSAPKLAGFGIAMRLLVDALLPLAIDWQQMLAVLAIASLFVGNIIGTMQSNIKRMLAYSAIAHMGFMFLGLMSGVANGAVDAVLAERAYSSAMFYVVTYVLTVVPAFGVILLLAREGFESEEIADFAGLNQRSPLYAGIMCVCMFSLAGIPPLVGFYAKLAVLEALVSSGGALHVALAVYAVLMSVIGAFYYLRVVKVMYFDQPLTATTVSAPADVRLVLTVNGALVFIVGILPGGLMALCAEAITRALAS; translated from the coding sequence ATGATTGACAACATGAGCTGGCTGGCGGTGTATTCGGAGATCGTGCTCCTGGTGATGGGCTGCGCGATCGTGCTGGTGGACCTCGGCGTTACGAGCCGCAAGCGCAACGTGACCCATTTCCTGACGCTGCTCACCATGGGCGTGGTCGCGGGTCTGGAGGCGATGTACGCCTCCAGCGGCAACACCTTTTATGGCTGGGGCAACATGGTGGTCTCGGACAGCATGGGCAGCTGGCTCAAATGCTTTGCCGCCGTGACCATGATGGCCTGCCTGGTTTATGGCCGCCCCTACGCGAGCGACCGCGACATGCTGCGCGGCGGCGAGCTGTTCACGCTCTCGCTGTTCATGCTGCTGGGCATCTTCGTGATGATCTCGGCCAACAACTTCCTGGTGATCTACCTCGGGCTGGAGCTGCTGACCCTGTCCAGCTACGCGCTGGTCGCGCTGCGCCGCGACCACGCCACGGCGACCGAAGCGGCGATGAAGTACTTCGTGCTCGGCGCCATGGCCAGCGGCTTCCTGCTCTATGGCTTGTCCATGATTTATGGCGCTACCGGCACGCTCGATATCGGCGAGGTCTTCAAGGTCATCAACGCCGGCCAGGTGCGCCACCAGGTGCTGGTGTTTGGCGTGGTGTTCATCGTCTCGGGCCTGGCGTTCAAGCTGGTGGCGGTGCCCTTTCACATGTGGACGCCCGACGTCTATCAGGGCGCGCCTACCGTGATTGCGCTGATCATCAGCAGTGCACCCAAGCTTGCGGGCTTCGGCATTGCGATGCGCCTGCTGGTCGATGCGCTGCTGCCGCTGGCCATAGATTGGCAGCAGATGCTGGCGGTGCTGGCGATTGCCTCGCTGTTCGTGGGCAACATCATCGGCACCATGCAGTCCAACATCAAGCGCATGTTGGCGTATTCCGCCATCGCCCACATGGGCTTCATGTTCCTTGGGCTGATGTCGGGTGTGGCCAATGGCGCGGTGGACGCGGTGCTGGCCGAGCGTGCCTACAGCTCGGCGATGTTCTATGTGGTCACCTACGTTCTCACCGTGGTGCCGGCCTTCGGCGTGATACTGCTGCTTGCGCGCGAAGGCTTCGAGAGCGAGGAGATTGCCGACTTTGCCGGCCTGAACCAGCGCAGCCCCTTGTACGCCGGCATCATGTGTGTGTGCATGTTTTCGCTGGCGGGCATTCCGCCGCTGGTGGGCTTTTATGCCAAGCTGGCGGTGCTCGAGGCGCTGGTCTCCAGCGGAGGCGCGCTGCATGTTGCGCTGGCGGTGTATGCGGTGCTGATGTCGGTGATCGGCGCGTTCTACTACCTGCGCGTCGTCAAGGTCATGTACTTCGACCAGCCGCTGACCGCGACCACGGTGTCCGCGCCGGCGGACGTACGCCTCGTGCTGACGGTCAATGGCGCACTCGTGTTCATTGTCGGCATCCTGCCCGGTGGGCTGATGGCACTGTGCGCCGAGGCGATCACGCGCGCGCTCGCGTCGTGA